A genomic window from Chitinophaga pollutisoli includes:
- the proS gene encoding proline--tRNA ligase, whose translation MSKEITARSQDYAQWYNDLVLKGGLADYSAVRGCMVIKPYGFALWENMRDELDRKFKETGHQNAYFPLFIPKSFLSKEADHVEGFAKECAVVTHYRLKNDPENGGVVVDPEAKLEEELIVRPTSETIIWNTYKDWIQSYRDLPILVNQWANVVRWEMRTRLFLRTAEFLWQEGHTAHATAEEAVAETVQMLDVYADFVQNFMAVPVIKGVKSPSERFAGAVDTYCIEALMQDGKALQAGTSHFLGQNFAKAFDVQFSNKENKLEYVWATSWGVSTRLVGALVMAHSDDDGLILPPRIAPLQVVIVPIYKGNDQKAGIDAKVEGIVKELKALGIRVKYDDNDNSRPGWKFAEYEMKGVPVRIAIGARDIENNVAEIARRDTKTKSSQSLDGIAQYIQNLLEEIQNGMFQKALDYRDSHITKADSWDEFEKLLDEKGGFISAHWDGSAETEAAIKERTKATIRCIPLNNPQEAGACILTGKPSKERVLFARAY comes from the coding sequence ATGAGTAAAGAGATTACTGCCCGATCACAGGATTACGCGCAATGGTACAACGACCTCGTGCTGAAAGGCGGACTGGCCGACTACTCCGCCGTTCGCGGATGCATGGTTATCAAGCCCTACGGTTTCGCCCTTTGGGAGAACATGCGCGACGAGCTCGACCGTAAATTCAAGGAAACCGGTCACCAGAACGCCTATTTCCCGCTTTTCATCCCCAAATCCTTCCTTAGCAAGGAAGCCGACCACGTGGAAGGCTTCGCCAAGGAATGTGCCGTGGTGACCCACTACCGCCTGAAAAACGACCCGGAAAACGGCGGCGTGGTGGTAGACCCCGAAGCCAAACTCGAAGAAGAGCTGATCGTGCGCCCCACTTCCGAAACCATCATCTGGAATACGTATAAAGATTGGATCCAGTCGTACCGCGACCTGCCCATCCTGGTGAACCAGTGGGCCAACGTCGTGCGCTGGGAAATGCGTACCCGCCTTTTCCTCCGCACCGCAGAATTCCTCTGGCAGGAAGGGCACACCGCCCACGCCACCGCCGAAGAAGCCGTAGCCGAAACCGTGCAGATGCTGGATGTGTACGCCGATTTCGTGCAGAATTTCATGGCCGTACCCGTCATAAAAGGCGTGAAATCCCCCTCCGAGCGCTTCGCCGGCGCCGTAGACACCTATTGCATTGAAGCGCTCATGCAGGATGGTAAAGCTCTCCAGGCCGGCACCTCCCATTTCCTCGGCCAGAACTTCGCCAAAGCGTTCGACGTGCAGTTCTCCAACAAGGAAAACAAACTCGAATACGTGTGGGCTACCTCCTGGGGCGTTTCCACCCGGCTCGTGGGCGCCCTCGTTATGGCGCACAGCGACGACGACGGCCTCATCCTTCCTCCCCGCATCGCCCCCCTCCAGGTCGTAATCGTGCCCATCTACAAAGGCAACGACCAAAAGGCCGGGATCGACGCGAAAGTGGAAGGCATCGTTAAAGAACTGAAAGCCCTCGGCATCCGCGTGAAATACGACGACAATGATAACAGCCGCCCAGGATGGAAATTCGCGGAGTACGAAATGAAAGGCGTACCCGTTCGCATTGCCATCGGCGCCCGCGACATCGAAAACAACGTAGCCGAAATCGCACGCCGGGATACGAAGACCAAATCTTCCCAATCCCTCGACGGCATCGCTCAATACATCCAAAATCTCCTCGAAGAGATCCAGAACGGCATGTTCCAGAAAGCATTGGATTACAGGGATTCCCATATCACCAAAGCCGACAGCTGGGACGAGTTCGAAAAACTCCTCGACGAGAAAGGCGGGTTTATTTCCGCTCACTGGGATGGTAGCGCTGAAACAGAAGCAGCGATCAAGGAGCGCACCAAAGCCACCATCCGCTGTATTCCGCTGAACAACCCACAGGAAGCAGGCGCCTGCATCCTCACAGGGAAGCCCTCCAAAGAAAGAGTGCTGTTCGCAAGAGCTTATTAA
- a CDS encoding PASTA domain-containing protein: MKMFDNITKRSFGFNLLVIGGLIILMGIIFFLSLGFLTRHGEEVTVPDVRGKSIEDATSTLEALGFDVEVRDSIYIDTMRALLVYEQTPERGDVVKSHRTIFLTVNKLVPPMVPMPDLEGLTYRSAEMTLRARRLNIGDTIYKPDFATNTVLEQRLHGKPIKPGTEIPEGSNITLVLSSGTGSMENPVPETVGMTYLEAREVLAASNLNIGTVLIDGGVADTLGAFVYRQSPPRRNGLGELNMIRAGESIDLWLSATKPVTDSLGTPPPPPPASEY; this comes from the coding sequence ATGAAAATGTTCGATAATATAACAAAGCGCTCCTTCGGCTTCAATCTGTTGGTGATAGGCGGGCTGATCATCCTCATGGGGATCATCTTCTTCCTGTCGCTTGGGTTTCTGACGCGCCACGGTGAGGAAGTGACGGTGCCTGATGTAAGAGGTAAAAGCATTGAAGACGCTACTTCTACCCTGGAAGCCCTGGGCTTCGACGTGGAAGTGCGCGACTCCATATATATTGATACCATGCGCGCCCTGCTTGTATATGAGCAGACTCCCGAGCGCGGGGATGTCGTGAAAAGCCACCGCACGATCTTCCTCACAGTCAACAAACTGGTGCCGCCGATGGTGCCCATGCCTGATCTCGAAGGCCTGACCTACCGCAGCGCCGAAATGACGCTTCGCGCCCGCAGGCTCAACATCGGCGATACCATCTACAAACCCGATTTCGCGACCAACACCGTGCTCGAACAGCGCCTCCATGGCAAACCCATCAAGCCCGGCACCGAAATCCCCGAAGGCAGCAACATCACTTTGGTACTTTCCAGCGGTACCGGCAGCATGGAAAATCCAGTGCCCGAAACCGTGGGCATGACCTACCTGGAAGCCCGTGAAGTACTCGCCGCCAGCAATCTCAACATCGGCACCGTGCTGATCGACGGCGGCGTGGCAGACACCCTCGGCGCTTTCGTATACCGCCAGTCGCCCCCGCGGCGCAACGGCCTGGGCGAACTCAATATGATCCGCGCCGGCGAAAGCATCGACCTGTGGCTTTCCGCCACCAAACCTGTGACGGACTCGCTGGGTACGCCTCCTCCTCCGCCGCCCGCATCGGAATATTAA
- a CDS encoding LytTR family DNA-binding domain-containing protein, translating to MSIIKAAIVDDEVRNIHILRNILENYCKDVKVIGEAQNIHEAAEMIKNNPIDVLFLDIEMPPHNGFQLLEMFPVLNFEVIFITAFQEYALQAIKFAALDYLLKPIKVSEVEDALEKVKRSKKGRLNELASILKDYVKNNDNAFSKIVIPVNDGYNVIDLKDIIYCEAFDSYTKIQLINNVSHLISKSLKEYEEMLSDKGFYRVHKSFLINIHHIVKIIKGLGTAVIMSDQKNIPISSRKKDEFFTQLKGVINL from the coding sequence ATGAGTATAATTAAAGCTGCCATTGTAGACGACGAGGTCCGCAACATTCATATCCTACGTAATATTCTGGAAAATTATTGCAAGGATGTTAAAGTTATTGGCGAAGCACAAAATATCCATGAAGCCGCGGAGATGATCAAAAACAACCCCATCGACGTTCTCTTCCTGGATATTGAAATGCCCCCTCATAACGGTTTTCAGCTGCTGGAAATGTTCCCTGTGCTCAACTTTGAGGTGATATTTATTACCGCCTTCCAGGAGTACGCGCTGCAAGCCATTAAGTTCGCCGCCCTCGACTATCTCCTCAAACCGATCAAGGTGAGTGAGGTGGAAGATGCGTTGGAGAAAGTGAAGCGCAGCAAGAAAGGCCGCCTGAACGAACTGGCGTCTATTCTCAAAGATTATGTAAAGAACAACGACAACGCATTTTCGAAGATCGTGATTCCCGTGAACGACGGGTACAACGTGATCGACCTGAAAGATATCATCTACTGCGAAGCTTTCGACAGCTATACGAAAATCCAGCTCATCAACAACGTCAGCCATCTTATATCCAAATCCCTCAAGGAATATGAAGAGATGCTGTCGGACAAGGGTTTTTACCGCGTTCATAAATCCTTCCTGATCAATATCCACCACATCGTTAAGATCATCAAGGGCCTCGGCACCGCAGTGATCATGAGCGATCAAAAGAATATCCCGATTTCTTCCCGCAAAAAAGACGAGTTCTTCACCCAGCTGAAGGGCGTTATCAACCTGTAA
- a CDS encoding trypsin-like peptidase domain-containing protein produces MKFSHVAGTVLISAATAIASIYVYSKYFQPKGMGLYQNGSDSVPANYVNYMPGSAGSNSLTPPTDFTAAARIGTPGVVHIKTKINPRQLGNNLQKRRSLLEEFFGEQFEDNRRQYYTPPQMASGSGVLISDDGYIVTNNHVVDDADEISVTLSNNKTFTAKVVGTDPSTDLAVIKIATSGLPYLLYGNSDEVQVGHWVLAVGYPLNLETTVTAGIVSAKSRSIGINRRNSRNAIESFIQTDAPVNQGNSGGALINTAGELIGINSAIASPTGAYAGYSYAIPVNLVKKVVNDIMKFGNVQRAYLGIEYNDPNALSDDRLKELGMSRDMAGIKVLGVPEGGAAAAAGIKEGDVVTKINGVSTTSIPELMEQLSRYKPGDKVTVTYLRNNKEQTANAILKNLEGNTDIVKLTVLDQLGADLVPLNKEASNRLGVEGGLMVANIGSGLIKKQTNMKREFVILKAGTAAIRSSDDLKRALEGKKATRLEGFYLGDRYANVYYYDLDLSGGASF; encoded by the coding sequence ATGAAGTTTTCGCATGTCGCAGGCACCGTCCTGATTAGCGCGGCTACTGCCATTGCAAGTATTTATGTGTACAGCAAGTATTTCCAGCCGAAGGGTATGGGACTGTACCAGAACGGGTCGGACAGTGTGCCGGCCAATTACGTGAATTACATGCCCGGTTCCGCCGGCAGCAACAGCCTCACACCGCCAACGGATTTCACGGCGGCGGCGCGGATCGGTACACCGGGCGTTGTACATATTAAAACGAAGATCAATCCCCGGCAACTTGGCAACAACCTGCAAAAGCGGCGCAGCCTGCTGGAAGAATTCTTCGGGGAACAGTTCGAGGATAACCGCCGGCAGTATTATACACCGCCACAAATGGCCTCCGGGTCGGGCGTGCTGATCTCGGACGACGGGTATATCGTTACCAATAACCACGTGGTGGACGATGCGGATGAAATCTCCGTAACCCTGAGCAACAACAAGACATTTACGGCAAAAGTCGTGGGGACCGACCCCAGTACCGACCTGGCCGTTATTAAAATAGCAACTTCGGGCCTTCCCTATCTGCTCTATGGCAATTCTGATGAGGTGCAGGTGGGCCACTGGGTGCTGGCGGTGGGGTATCCGCTCAACCTCGAAACCACCGTTACGGCGGGTATCGTGAGCGCGAAGAGCCGCAGCATCGGGATCAACCGGCGCAATAGCCGCAACGCCATTGAGTCGTTCATACAAACGGATGCGCCTGTAAATCAGGGCAACTCGGGCGGCGCGCTGATCAATACCGCCGGTGAACTGATCGGCATCAACTCGGCCATCGCCTCGCCCACGGGCGCTTACGCGGGATATTCATACGCCATCCCCGTGAACCTGGTGAAGAAAGTGGTGAACGATATTATGAAGTTCGGGAACGTGCAACGCGCCTACCTGGGCATCGAATACAACGACCCGAATGCATTGTCTGATGACCGCCTGAAAGAACTTGGCATGTCGCGCGATATGGCCGGCATCAAGGTGCTGGGCGTTCCGGAAGGCGGCGCGGCTGCGGCTGCGGGTATTAAGGAAGGCGACGTGGTAACGAAGATCAACGGCGTATCCACCACTTCCATCCCAGAACTGATGGAACAACTGAGCCGGTATAAGCCCGGTGATAAGGTAACAGTGACTTACCTGCGCAATAATAAAGAGCAGACGGCCAACGCCATTCTTAAAAACCTGGAAGGCAATACCGATATCGTGAAGCTGACGGTGCTGGATCAACTGGGTGCGGATCTCGTGCCCCTGAACAAGGAAGCGTCGAACCGGCTGGGTGTGGAAGGCGGGTTGATGGTGGCCAATATCGGTAGCGGGCTGATTAAGAAACAGACGAACATGAAGCGGGAATTCGTTATCCTGAAGGCAGGAACCGCGGCGATCCGCTCATCCGACGACCTGAAGCGCGCGCTGGAAGGTAAAAAAGCCACCCGCCTGGAAGGCTTCTACCTGGGCGACCGCTACGCCAACGTTTACTATTACGACCTGGACCTCTCCGGAGGCGCCTCGTTCTAA
- a CDS encoding D-alanine--D-alanine ligase — protein sequence MKKNIALVAGGYSGEYVISVQSAAVIERNIDPALYNVYKIIITREGWTYTTPNGTAVDVDKNDFSLHTADGHIRFDAVFIGIHGTPGEDGRLQGYFEMLGIPYTSCGMVTSALTFNKSYCNKVVAALGVVRVSKSYHIFRDQRYFPQAILSYLRLPVFVKPAEGGSSIGMSKVNHAEDLEAAIQKAFKEDSQVLIEEFVKGTEVTCGVFRSQGELNVLPLTEIRSTKEFFDYEAKYTPGITTEVTPAEIPEEAAAHIRDVAQELYNRLNCKGIVRADFILEEGTNDVYFLEVNTMPGQSENSLVPQQVRAAGKTLRDFYGILIEECLAAVNK from the coding sequence ATGAAGAAAAACATCGCCCTCGTTGCGGGCGGCTATTCCGGGGAATATGTCATCTCCGTACAAAGCGCCGCCGTTATTGAACGCAACATCGACCCCGCGCTTTACAACGTATATAAAATTATTATCACCCGCGAAGGGTGGACGTATACCACGCCCAACGGCACCGCCGTGGATGTAGACAAAAACGACTTCTCCCTGCACACCGCCGATGGCCATATCCGGTTCGACGCCGTTTTTATCGGCATCCATGGTACGCCCGGGGAAGACGGCCGCCTGCAAGGCTACTTCGAAATGCTGGGCATCCCCTACACCAGCTGCGGCATGGTCACTTCCGCGCTGACTTTCAACAAAAGCTACTGCAATAAAGTGGTGGCTGCGCTCGGTGTGGTGCGGGTCAGCAAATCCTATCACATTTTCCGCGACCAGCGTTATTTCCCCCAAGCCATCCTCAGCTACCTGCGCCTGCCCGTGTTCGTGAAACCGGCAGAAGGCGGCAGCAGTATTGGGATGAGCAAGGTGAATCATGCGGAAGACCTGGAAGCAGCCATTCAAAAGGCGTTCAAGGAAGACAGCCAGGTCCTCATCGAAGAATTCGTCAAAGGCACGGAAGTGACCTGCGGCGTATTCCGCTCCCAGGGCGAACTGAATGTGCTCCCGCTCACGGAGATCCGCTCCACCAAAGAATTCTTCGATTACGAAGCCAAATACACCCCCGGCATTACAACCGAAGTGACGCCGGCCGAAATTCCCGAAGAAGCAGCCGCGCATATCCGCGATGTGGCCCAGGAACTGTATAACCGCCTCAACTGCAAAGGGATCGTGCGGGCCGATTTTATCCTGGAAGAAGGCACCAACGACGTCTATTTCCTGGAAGTCAACACCATGCCCGGCCAAAGCGAAAACAGCCTCGTACCCCAGCAGGTACGCGCTGCGGGCAAGACTTTACGCGACTTTTACGGCATACTTATTGAAGAGTGCCTTGCTGCTGTTAATAAATAA
- a CDS encoding acyl-CoA reductase — protein sequence MNVTNKITLLERLGAYLNGQGTEEEREQLRLAKQKAFHQNGWFIPEFVDLSIQQIADNFLRRPLLEAWVAQYPGFGELASPKNVGIVAAGNIPLVGFHDWLTGFLSGHRIKLKLSSKDDVLLPHLIGKIAEWSPQAGEITEIRDVLKDCDAYIATGSNNSARYFEYYFSKYPHIIRRNRTSVAVLTGSETLADLEALASDALLYFGLGCRNVTKVYVPEGYDFEALMTAFKKFDWLMDNHKYKNNYDYNLALLMLNSAKFQTNDNLLLHENESVFSPLSVLHYSVYRNRAELEEQLAGNPDLQCIVAADRIPFGQAQAPRLSDYADGVDTPAFFAAL from the coding sequence ATGAATGTAACTAATAAAATCACCCTCTTGGAGCGCCTGGGGGCATATCTGAACGGACAGGGTACGGAAGAAGAGCGCGAGCAGCTCCGTTTGGCCAAACAAAAGGCTTTCCATCAAAACGGGTGGTTTATCCCCGAATTTGTGGATCTTTCGATCCAACAGATCGCAGATAATTTTCTGAGACGCCCCCTGCTGGAAGCGTGGGTAGCGCAATATCCGGGGTTCGGGGAACTGGCTTCCCCCAAAAATGTGGGCATCGTGGCGGCGGGTAATATTCCGCTCGTCGGCTTTCATGACTGGTTGACAGGCTTCCTTTCGGGGCACCGCATCAAACTGAAATTGTCGTCGAAAGATGATGTGCTGCTCCCCCACCTGATCGGAAAAATCGCGGAATGGTCGCCCCAAGCCGGCGAAATCACGGAAATCCGGGATGTGCTCAAAGACTGCGACGCTTACATCGCCACGGGCAGCAACAATTCCGCCCGATATTTTGAATATTACTTCTCAAAATACCCACATATCATCCGCCGCAACCGCACTTCCGTGGCGGTGCTCACCGGTTCCGAAACGCTCGCCGACCTGGAGGCCCTCGCATCCGACGCGCTGCTGTACTTCGGTCTGGGCTGCCGTAACGTTACCAAAGTGTACGTGCCGGAAGGATATGATTTCGAAGCCCTCATGACCGCCTTCAAAAAATTCGACTGGCTCATGGACAACCACAAGTACAAGAACAATTACGATTATAACCTGGCATTGCTTATGCTCAACAGCGCGAAGTTCCAAACGAACGACAACCTGTTGCTGCATGAAAACGAGTCGGTATTCTCTCCCCTGAGCGTGCTTCATTACAGCGTATACCGCAACCGCGCGGAGCTGGAGGAGCAACTTGCCGGAAACCCCGATCTGCAATGCATTGTGGCAGCCGATCGTATACCGTTCGGTCAGGCGCAGGCGCCCCGCCTCTCCGATTATGCCGACGGCGTAGATACGCCCGCATTTTTCGCCGCGCTCTGA
- a CDS encoding 4Fe-4S dicluster domain-containing protein, translating into MAIKITDECINCGACEPECPNNAIYEGGVEWALSDGTTVKGSYVMMDGSEMDADQRNAPIAVDTYYIVPNKCTECQGFHEEPQCAAVCPVDCCVPDEMYQETVDELMAKKAKLHV; encoded by the coding sequence ATGGCAATTAAGATAACGGATGAATGTATCAACTGCGGAGCTTGTGAACCCGAATGCCCGAATAATGCGATTTACGAAGGCGGCGTAGAGTGGGCGCTGTCCGACGGAACCACCGTAAAAGGAAGCTATGTAATGATGGACGGCTCCGAAATGGACGCCGATCAGCGGAATGCCCCCATTGCCGTAGATACGTATTATATCGTTCCCAACAAATGCACCGAGTGCCAGGGTTTCCACGAAGAGCCTCAATGCGCCGCCGTTTGCCCGGTGGATTGCTGCGTGCCCGACGAAATGTACCAGGAAACCGTAGACGAGCTCATGGCCAAGAAAGCCAAGCTGCACGTCTGA
- a CDS encoding RidA family protein yields the protein MQRLNISSGAVWESKVGYSRAVRIGNVVEVSGTVSADGDKIVGAGDPYEQAKHALAKIEAVLVKAGATLHDVVRTRMFVTDISKWEEVGRAHGEFFGGIRPVTTMVEVSALIHPDLMVEIEATAIVPVQS from the coding sequence ATGCAACGACTCAACATCAGTTCAGGCGCCGTTTGGGAATCCAAAGTCGGTTATTCCCGCGCGGTCAGGATCGGCAATGTGGTGGAAGTTTCGGGAACGGTTTCGGCCGACGGCGACAAGATCGTGGGCGCGGGCGATCCTTACGAGCAAGCCAAACACGCCCTCGCCAAGATCGAGGCGGTGCTGGTGAAAGCCGGCGCCACGCTGCACGACGTGGTGCGTACGCGTATGTTCGTTACCGATATTTCCAAATGGGAGGAAGTAGGCCGCGCGCACGGGGAGTTTTTCGGCGGCATTCGGCCAGTTACCACCATGGTGGAAGTAAGCGCGCTCATCCACCCCGACCTGATGGTAGAAATTGAGGCTACGGCCATCGTTCCGGTACAGAGTTGA
- a CDS encoding histidine kinase, which translates to MYHIPFKHFYFAYLDNTNGLYSHSVYSVFKDKRNGLLYIGENAGMLNVMTPGGSIRRFELDSTGGRNSVLGIMAQPGTSELLVATDNAIFNYSPGGPAPKPVLRMRNIKDMDFTPDGKLRVASRNRLAFGSTADARMLDLSALETQINSIACVTDSTYYLGTGSGLFFGANGGFPVPVQDDPRLSQSIKDLVWINGYLWVGTSDQGIFVLKDDQVVRHFRTADHLVSDICQQLYYDGNGRLYVATNKGLSIIDTRTRTLLRNLTSNDGLMSDDIRGISHAGDTLYVATSNGLCYFSRDHIPVDTVPPTVYLNAIRYGDSSWIPGQYFQHLYEWKSTFEVEFGAIAFDLPDLVEYQYNFSNDTSAGWVTTMSNIVPYPRLQPGDYTLLIRARKYKSGWSKPVVLRISILPRWYQEWWARGILVLLGIMAILLVLRYIVARIRGGERRKTEYNRRIAELEAKALTNQMNPHFIFNSLNSVQHLILEKEEKQALNFLADFATLMRQMLNNSRKSYISLEDEIAFLTRYIELEKIRFANSFEYKFDMSQELKEYTIYIPPMLIQPILENAIKHGLAPKNGSGHLLVRLELHGDLLYCAVDDDGIGWEHANSIKTGKLTKHESTALSVIRERLQIIKSFNGSVGKLEIIDKFNSGFGNKAGTLVEILIPIVKML; encoded by the coding sequence GTGTATCATATCCCGTTCAAGCATTTCTATTTCGCTTACCTCGACAATACGAACGGTTTGTATTCCCATTCGGTGTACAGCGTGTTTAAGGACAAGCGCAACGGCCTGTTGTACATCGGCGAGAATGCGGGCATGTTGAACGTGATGACGCCCGGCGGAAGCATTCGCCGGTTCGAACTGGATTCAACCGGCGGCCGCAACAGCGTGCTCGGCATCATGGCCCAGCCGGGAACCAGCGAGCTGCTTGTGGCAACGGACAATGCCATATTCAATTATTCGCCTGGCGGCCCCGCGCCCAAACCGGTATTGCGGATGCGCAATATCAAAGACATGGATTTCACGCCGGATGGCAAACTGCGTGTAGCCAGCCGCAACCGCCTCGCTTTTGGCTCCACGGCCGACGCCCGGATGCTCGATCTTTCGGCGCTGGAAACCCAGATCAATTCCATCGCCTGTGTAACCGATAGTACCTATTACCTGGGCACCGGATCGGGGCTATTTTTCGGTGCCAACGGCGGTTTTCCCGTGCCGGTGCAGGACGATCCGCGGCTCAGCCAGAGCATCAAGGACCTGGTATGGATCAACGGTTATTTATGGGTGGGCACCAGCGACCAGGGGATTTTTGTATTGAAAGATGATCAGGTAGTGCGCCATTTCCGGACGGCAGACCACCTGGTGAGCGATATCTGCCAGCAGCTGTATTATGACGGGAATGGAAGGTTGTATGTGGCTACCAATAAAGGTTTGTCGATCATTGATACCCGGACCCGCACGCTGCTGCGCAATCTTACCTCGAACGACGGGCTGATGAGCGACGACATCCGTGGAATTTCCCATGCGGGGGATACCCTGTACGTGGCCACGTCGAATGGATTGTGTTATTTCTCGCGGGATCATATTCCGGTAGATACGGTGCCGCCTACCGTTTACCTGAACGCGATCCGGTACGGCGACAGCTCCTGGATACCCGGGCAATACTTCCAGCACCTGTATGAATGGAAGAGCACCTTCGAAGTGGAATTTGGCGCCATTGCCTTTGATTTACCGGATTTGGTTGAATATCAATATAATTTCTCGAACGACACTTCCGCCGGCTGGGTGACTACCATGAGCAATATTGTGCCGTATCCCAGGTTGCAACCGGGCGACTATACGTTGCTGATCAGGGCGCGGAAATACAAAAGCGGCTGGAGCAAGCCCGTGGTATTGCGGATTTCCATATTGCCGCGCTGGTACCAGGAGTGGTGGGCGAGGGGAATTCTCGTTTTGCTGGGGATCATGGCCATTTTATTGGTGCTGCGGTATATAGTAGCGCGCATCAGGGGAGGGGAGCGGCGGAAGACGGAGTATAACCGTCGTATAGCCGAGCTGGAGGCCAAGGCATTGACAAATCAAATGAACCCGCATTTCATCTTCAACTCCCTGAATTCGGTGCAGCATTTAATCCTGGAGAAGGAAGAGAAGCAGGCGCTGAACTTTTTGGCGGATTTTGCCACGCTCATGCGGCAGATGCTGAACAACTCGCGGAAATCGTATATATCGCTGGAAGACGAGATTGCGTTCCTGACGCGGTACATCGAGCTGGAGAAGATCCGCTTCGCCAATTCTTTCGAATATAAATTTGACATGAGCCAGGAGCTGAAGGAGTATACCATTTATATTCCGCCGATGCTGATCCAGCCGATCCTGGAAAACGCGATCAAACACGGGCTGGCGCCGAAGAACGGGAGCGGGCACCTGCTGGTGCGGCTGGAGCTGCACGGCGACCTGCTGTATTGCGCTGTGGACGATGATGGCATCGGTTGGGAGCATGCGAACAGCATTAAGACCGGAAAGCTGACCAAGCATGAATCCACGGCCTTGAGTGTGATCCGGGAAAGATTGCAGATCATCAAATCTTTTAATGGAAGCGTTGGAAAGTTGGAAATAATTGATAAATTTAACTCTGGATTCGGCAACAAGGCAGGTACCTTGGTCGAAATCCTCATTCCCATTGTAAAGATGTTATGA
- the miaA gene encoding tRNA (adenosine(37)-N6)-dimethylallyltransferase MiaA produces MNKTVILVAGPTAVGKTAAAIRIARMLGTDIISADSRQCYREISIGTAKPSAAELASARHYFIDSHSIASEVNAAMYEELAMGYAADIFSRNDTLVLTGGTGLYIKAFLEGMDEMPPVPATVREAVRTGYAEHGLTWLQEQLREKDPVFYATAETQNPHRLIRALEIFEATGQSIAAFRSQTARQRDFRVIKTGLELPKELLHANIHTRVDQMMAQGLVEEVRNMLPWRQHNALQTVGYTEIFQFLDGSSTLASAVDGIKTHTRQYAKRQLTWFRRDPELRWFDARSPEALEQYVRERLADG; encoded by the coding sequence ATGAATAAGACGGTCATCCTGGTTGCCGGGCCTACTGCTGTAGGCAAAACGGCCGCAGCCATCCGCATTGCGCGCATGCTGGGGACTGATATTATTTCTGCTGATTCCCGGCAATGTTACCGGGAAATCTCCATCGGAACGGCCAAGCCTTCCGCAGCGGAGCTGGCTTCCGCCCGCCATTACTTCATCGATTCCCATTCCATTGCGTCGGAAGTGAATGCGGCCATGTACGAAGAGCTGGCGATGGGATACGCTGCCGATATATTTTCCCGAAACGATACGCTGGTGCTCACCGGCGGAACAGGCCTGTATATCAAGGCATTTCTCGAAGGGATGGATGAAATGCCGCCCGTTCCCGCAACCGTCCGGGAAGCGGTGCGCACCGGTTATGCGGAGCATGGCCTTACCTGGTTGCAGGAGCAGCTCAGGGAGAAAGATCCCGTCTTCTACGCCACCGCCGAAACCCAGAATCCCCACCGCCTTATCCGCGCACTTGAGATATTCGAAGCCACTGGTCAATCCATCGCCGCTTTCCGCTCCCAAACCGCCCGCCAGCGCGATTTCCGCGTGATCAAAACCGGCCTTGAACTGCCGAAGGAATTGCTCCACGCCAACATCCACACCCGTGTGGACCAGATGATGGCGCAGGGGCTCGTGGAAGAAGTGCGAAATATGCTTCCCTGGCGGCAGCACAATGCGTTGCAAACCGTTGGCTACACCGAAATCTTCCAATTCCTCGACGGTTCCTCCACCCTCGCATCCGCCGTAGACGGCATCAAAACCCACACCCGCCAGTACGCGAAGCGCCAGCTCACCTGGTTCCGCCGCGATCCGGAACTCCGCTGGTTCGACGCACGCTCGCCCGAAGCGCTGGAGCAGTATGTCCGGGAGAGACTTGCGGACGGTTAA
- a CDS encoding rhodanese-like domain-containing protein, translating to MENITVEDLKKRIDSGEQLNLVDVREPHENAEFNIGGTLVPLGDIRSMEIGAIEGLKDEEVIVYCRSGNRSGQAAMVLETMGFSNVKNLAGGMLKWQETFGA from the coding sequence ATGGAAAATATTACCGTAGAAGACCTGAAAAAACGTATCGACAGCGGCGAACAGCTGAACCTGGTGGATGTGCGCGAACCGCATGAAAACGCCGAATTCAATATCGGCGGTACCCTCGTTCCCCTCGGCGATATCCGTTCCATGGAGATCGGAGCAATTGAAGGGCTGAAAGACGAAGAAGTGATCGTGTATTGCCGCAGTGGCAACCGCAGCGGTCAGGCAGCCATGGTGCTGGAAACGATGGGCTTCTCCAACGTGAAGAACCTCGCAGGCGGAATGCTGAAATGGCAGGAAACTTTCGGGGCGTAA